A section of the Hevea brasiliensis isolate MT/VB/25A 57/8 chromosome 17, ASM3005281v1, whole genome shotgun sequence genome encodes:
- the LOC110644229 gene encoding protein TIFY 6B isoform X1 has translation MERDFLGLGSKNVPVTLKKELTDGYKDSVPMRGSAMQWSFSNKVSAIPQFLSFQSGVEEKPRKTIHDHISSSGFTPISTANQKPCSSMIQKNMTLDKQGANHYAMTTYTVKHFDAYPVHCPQQIRIFPVSDVQNQRITASMSSPVLQSHFSSTGHNVGGHSMNSQFLAGVPIISPVSVHSTPSSIVGTADLRNGSKSSGAPAQLTIFYAGSVFIYDDISPEKAQAIMLLAGNGSSVTQNKTVSPAQVQAPIRRPSAGDDLVGNKIHSASPCSGLPSPISISSSSNNELATVKSMRDLASRNNQTEPPKAVSSVGTGSATLIPAVAVPQARKASLARFLEKRKERMMNTSPYNVSKKSPDSSSAEYDGVSLAIN, from the exons ATGGAGAGAGATTTTCTGGGTCTTGGTTCCAAAAATGTTCCCGTTACTCTGAAAAAGGAGCTTACTGATGGCTATAAGGATTCGG TTCCAATGAGAGGTTCAGCAATGCAGTGGTCTTTCTCAAACAAGGTTTCTGCCATTCCTCAATTTTTGTCCTTTCAGTCTGGTGTggaagaaaagccaagaaagactATTCATGATCACATATCATCCTCTGGTTTTACTCCCATTTCAACTGCTAACCAGAAGCCATGTTCTAGCATGATTCAG AAAAATATGACTCTTGATAAACAAGGTGCAAACCATTATGCAATGACAACCTATACTGTGAAACATTTTGATGCATATCCGGTCCATTGCCCCCAGCAAATAAGGATATTCCCCGTCTCCGACGTCCAAAATCAAAGAATTACTGCTTCTATGAGCAGTCCAGTTTTGCAGTCCCATTTTTCTTCCACTGGGCACAATGTGGGTGGTCATTCCATGAACTCACAATTTCTTGCAGGAGTTCCAATCATAAGCCCTGTATCTGTTCATTCCACTCCAAGTTCCATTGTTGGCACGGCCGATCTTAG AAATGGTTCAAAGTCTTCTGGGGCTCCtgctcaattgaccattttctatgCTGGTTCTGTGTTTATTTATGATGATATTTCTCCTGAGAAG GCTCAGGCTATCATGCTGTTAGCTGGAAATGGGTCTTCAGTAACTCAGAACAAGACAGTCTCCCCAGCTCAAGTGCAAGCACCAATCCGAAGGCCTTCTGCTGGTGATGATCTTGTTGGGAACAAAATCCATTCAGCATCTCCATGCTCAGGTCTTCCAAGCCCCATTTCTATAAGCTCTAGTAGCAATAATGAATTGGCAACAGTGAAATCAATGAGAGATTTAGCATCCAGAAATAACCAAACAGAACCACCGAAGGCAGTTAGTTCAGTAGGAACTGGTTCTGCAACTCTGATTCCAGCAG TGGCTGTACCTCAGGCTCGCAAAGCATCATTGGCACGGTTTCTGGAGAAGCGCAAGGAAAG AATGATGAATACATCGCCATACAACGTGAGCAAGAAATCTCCAGACTCTAGTTCCGCTGAATATGATGGTGTGAGTTTAGCCATCAATTAG
- the LOC110644229 gene encoding protein TIFY 6B isoform X3 codes for MRGSAMQWSFSNKVSAIPQFLSFQSGVEEKPRKTIHDHISSSGFTPISTANQKPCSSMIQKNMTLDKQGANHYAMTTYTVKHFDAYPVHCPQQIRIFPVSDVQNQRITASMSSPVLQSHFSSTGHNVGGHSMNSQFLAGVPIISPVSVHSTPSSIVGTADLRNGSKSSGAPAQLTIFYAGSVFIYDDISPEKAQAIMLLAGNGSSVTQNKTVSPAQVQAPIRRPSAGDDLVGNKIHSASPCSGLPSPISISSSSNNELATVKSMRDLASRNNQTEPPKAVSSVGTGSATLIPAVAVPQARKASLARFLEKRKERMMNTSPYNVSKKSPDSSSAEYDGVSLAIN; via the exons ATGAGAGGTTCAGCAATGCAGTGGTCTTTCTCAAACAAGGTTTCTGCCATTCCTCAATTTTTGTCCTTTCAGTCTGGTGTggaagaaaagccaagaaagactATTCATGATCACATATCATCCTCTGGTTTTACTCCCATTTCAACTGCTAACCAGAAGCCATGTTCTAGCATGATTCAG AAAAATATGACTCTTGATAAACAAGGTGCAAACCATTATGCAATGACAACCTATACTGTGAAACATTTTGATGCATATCCGGTCCATTGCCCCCAGCAAATAAGGATATTCCCCGTCTCCGACGTCCAAAATCAAAGAATTACTGCTTCTATGAGCAGTCCAGTTTTGCAGTCCCATTTTTCTTCCACTGGGCACAATGTGGGTGGTCATTCCATGAACTCACAATTTCTTGCAGGAGTTCCAATCATAAGCCCTGTATCTGTTCATTCCACTCCAAGTTCCATTGTTGGCACGGCCGATCTTAG AAATGGTTCAAAGTCTTCTGGGGCTCCtgctcaattgaccattttctatgCTGGTTCTGTGTTTATTTATGATGATATTTCTCCTGAGAAG GCTCAGGCTATCATGCTGTTAGCTGGAAATGGGTCTTCAGTAACTCAGAACAAGACAGTCTCCCCAGCTCAAGTGCAAGCACCAATCCGAAGGCCTTCTGCTGGTGATGATCTTGTTGGGAACAAAATCCATTCAGCATCTCCATGCTCAGGTCTTCCAAGCCCCATTTCTATAAGCTCTAGTAGCAATAATGAATTGGCAACAGTGAAATCAATGAGAGATTTAGCATCCAGAAATAACCAAACAGAACCACCGAAGGCAGTTAGTTCAGTAGGAACTGGTTCTGCAACTCTGATTCCAGCAG TGGCTGTACCTCAGGCTCGCAAAGCATCATTGGCACGGTTTCTGGAGAAGCGCAAGGAAAG AATGATGAATACATCGCCATACAACGTGAGCAAGAAATCTCCAGACTCTAGTTCCGCTGAATATGATGGTGTGAGTTTAGCCATCAATTAG
- the LOC110644229 gene encoding protein TIFY 6B isoform X2, whose product MGWNGNGVPMRGSAMQWSFSNKVSAIPQFLSFQSGVEEKPRKTIHDHISSSGFTPISTANQKPCSSMIQKNMTLDKQGANHYAMTTYTVKHFDAYPVHCPQQIRIFPVSDVQNQRITASMSSPVLQSHFSSTGHNVGGHSMNSQFLAGVPIISPVSVHSTPSSIVGTADLRNGSKSSGAPAQLTIFYAGSVFIYDDISPEKAQAIMLLAGNGSSVTQNKTVSPAQVQAPIRRPSAGDDLVGNKIHSASPCSGLPSPISISSSSNNELATVKSMRDLASRNNQTEPPKAVSSVGTGSATLIPAVAVPQARKASLARFLEKRKERMMNTSPYNVSKKSPDSSSAEYDGVSLAIN is encoded by the exons ATGGGTTGGAATGGAAATGGAG TTCCAATGAGAGGTTCAGCAATGCAGTGGTCTTTCTCAAACAAGGTTTCTGCCATTCCTCAATTTTTGTCCTTTCAGTCTGGTGTggaagaaaagccaagaaagactATTCATGATCACATATCATCCTCTGGTTTTACTCCCATTTCAACTGCTAACCAGAAGCCATGTTCTAGCATGATTCAG AAAAATATGACTCTTGATAAACAAGGTGCAAACCATTATGCAATGACAACCTATACTGTGAAACATTTTGATGCATATCCGGTCCATTGCCCCCAGCAAATAAGGATATTCCCCGTCTCCGACGTCCAAAATCAAAGAATTACTGCTTCTATGAGCAGTCCAGTTTTGCAGTCCCATTTTTCTTCCACTGGGCACAATGTGGGTGGTCATTCCATGAACTCACAATTTCTTGCAGGAGTTCCAATCATAAGCCCTGTATCTGTTCATTCCACTCCAAGTTCCATTGTTGGCACGGCCGATCTTAG AAATGGTTCAAAGTCTTCTGGGGCTCCtgctcaattgaccattttctatgCTGGTTCTGTGTTTATTTATGATGATATTTCTCCTGAGAAG GCTCAGGCTATCATGCTGTTAGCTGGAAATGGGTCTTCAGTAACTCAGAACAAGACAGTCTCCCCAGCTCAAGTGCAAGCACCAATCCGAAGGCCTTCTGCTGGTGATGATCTTGTTGGGAACAAAATCCATTCAGCATCTCCATGCTCAGGTCTTCCAAGCCCCATTTCTATAAGCTCTAGTAGCAATAATGAATTGGCAACAGTGAAATCAATGAGAGATTTAGCATCCAGAAATAACCAAACAGAACCACCGAAGGCAGTTAGTTCAGTAGGAACTGGTTCTGCAACTCTGATTCCAGCAG TGGCTGTACCTCAGGCTCGCAAAGCATCATTGGCACGGTTTCTGGAGAAGCGCAAGGAAAG AATGATGAATACATCGCCATACAACGTGAGCAAGAAATCTCCAGACTCTAGTTCCGCTGAATATGATGGTGTGAGTTTAGCCATCAATTAG